The following coding sequences are from one Gemmatimonadaceae bacterium window:
- a CDS encoding nucleoside triphosphate pyrophosphohydrolase family protein, producing MKDFDTYQDLALRTASAESTATSLSLLNSAALGLSGESGEIADHVKKVMFHGHPLDDATRDKIAKEIGDILWYCAIGATGIGIGLGDIAQMNVDKLRKRYPGGFSEERSISRPGEE from the coding sequence ATGAAGGATTTCGACACATATCAGGACCTTGCGCTTCGAACCGCGTCGGCAGAAAGCACGGCGACGTCACTCTCGCTCTTGAACAGCGCTGCGCTTGGGCTATCCGGTGAATCGGGCGAGATTGCCGATCACGTGAAGAAAGTGATGTTTCACGGGCACCCGCTCGACGACGCAACGCGCGACAAGATTGCGAAAGAGATCGGCGACATTCTCTGGTATTGCGCGATCGGCGCGACGGGAATAGGAATCGGGCTGGGGGACATTGCGCAGATGAATGTCGACAAGCTGCGGAAACGCTATCCTGGGGGGTTCAGCGAGGAGCGCAGTATCAGCCGGCCTGGCGAGGAGTGA